The Macadamia integrifolia cultivar HAES 741 chromosome 4, SCU_Mint_v3, whole genome shotgun sequence genome contains the following window.
GTTGATATGTCTCTACTAAATTCGGAAATTTAAGATAAGCACGCTATATTACCTAGTGCATGAGACTCCTATCACTTcggggtctagggagggtcataatttaaagtgaatttttcattaatttctgAATAATGCTGCATCTTGGAACATAATGCTGGTTGTGGGacacttttccctttttttttttttttttttaatgtatttctAAGCTTGTATGGTGTCCCACAAGATATAATTGTTTTGAAGGGTTTACTGGATTGTTAATTGTTGGTGTTTAAACCCATGGTTTAAGAAGTTTATCCCTTTATATTTTGTCTTCGGAAAATTGGTACTGCTTCCTGAATTCACGTGCTTTATATCCTTGCAAGTTCTAATTTTAATGTCGGTTTTCTAAACTAGGTGTCTGTACTATTATGTTTCTTTGTTaaactatttaaaattttcttagaCTTAGGCCTCATTAAGGTTCCATTATTAGATGACAGAAGGCAATATGTGGTTAAATGACACTATTGGTGCTGTTCCAAAAAATGCTTGGGCCATAGATCCATTTGGTTACTCACCTACCATGGCATATCTGCTCCAGCGTATGGGTTTTGAGAACATGCTTATACAGAGGACCCACTATGAGCTGAAGAAGGAACTTGCTTTGCATAAGAATTTGGAATACATATGGAGACAAAGCTGGGATGTCGAGGAAACTACTGATATTTTCGTCCACATGATGCCTTTCTATTCCTATGATATTCCACACACTTGTGGGCCTGAGCCTGCTGTTTGTTGTCAGTTTGACTTCGCTCGAAGGCGTGGCTTCTCTTATGAGCTCTGCCCATGGGGAGAACATCCAGTTGACATCAACGAGGACAATGTGCATGAGCAAGCACTATTACTGTTGGATCAGTACAGGAAAAAATCAACTTTATTCAGAACTAACACACTTCTTGTTCCTCTTGGGGATGATTTTCGTTATATCAGCATCGATGaagcagaagttcagtttacaaatTACCAGTTGTTGTTTGATTATATCAATTCTAATCCCAGTCTGAATGCTGAAGTGAAGTTTGGTACTCTGGAAGACTATTTCCAAACCCTTCGTGAGGAGGCAGAGAGAATTAATTATACCCTTCCTGGTGAGGTTGGCTCTGGGCTGGTTCCAGGTTTTCCCTCATTATCGGGTGATTTTTTTACATACGCCGATCGCCAACAGGATTACTGGAGTGGCTACTATGTTTCAAGGCCTTTCTTCAAATCTGTTGATCGTGTACTGGAACAGACACTGCGAGCATCGGAAATGATGATTGCATTATTACTAGGATACTGTCAGAGATCGCAATGTGAAAAGTTTCCCACTAGTTTTTCCTACAAGTTGACAGCCGCAAGGAGGAATCTGGCCCTTTTTCAGCATCATGATGGGGTAACTGGCACGGCCAGAGATCATGTAGTAGTCGATTATGGAAAACGGATGCATACATCTCTACAGGACCTACAAATCTTCATGTCTAAAGCTGTCGAAGTGCTACTCGGTATCCGCCATGAAAAATCAGACCAGAATCCATCTCAGTTTGAGCCAGAGCACGTGCGATCAAAGTATGATGTCCAGCCAGTGCGTCGAATAATGAACCCTCCAGAAGGAAGTGCACAGTCAGTGGTCTTCTTTAATCCCTTGGAGCAAACAAGAGTTGAAATCGTGATGGTTATTGTTAACAGGCCTGATGTAATTGTTCTAGACTCAAATTGGTCATGTGTGAAAAGCCAAGTTTCTCCAGAGTGGCAGCACAACaaagataaaattttctctGGGAGGCATCGTCTCTATTGGCAAGCTTCTGTTCCGGCCATGGGGTTGCAGACCTACTACATTGCTAATGGATATGCTGGATGTGAAAAGGCAAAGCCATCTAAACTGAAAATTTTCACATCTTCCAATGAGTTGCCCTGTTCCACTCAATATACTTGCTCAAAATTAGATGGTGACTTTGCAGAAATCAAGAACCGCCATATGACACTTACCTTTGATGCCAAACTTGGTTTGTTGCATCATATGAGCCATAAGGATGCCTCCCAAACACGGGTGGGAGAAGAAATAGGTATGTACACTAGTCCAGATAGTGGTGCCTACCTGTTCAAACCTTATGGTGAGGCTCAGCCAATTGTTCAAGCTGGTGGGCAGATGGTAATATCAGAGGGACCTTTGATGCAGGAATTTTACTCTTATCCAAACACAGAATGGGACCAATCCCCCATCTCCCATAGCACTCGACTTTACAATGGAGAGAACACTATTCAGGAACTTCTTGTGGAGAAGGAATATCATGTTGACCTTTTTGGTGAGGACTTTGATGACAGGGAGTTGATAGTTAGATTCAAGACTGATATTGACAACAGACAggttttcttttctgatttaaaCGGTTTTCAGATGAGTCGGAGGGAGACATATGATAAGATCCCTTTGCAGGGAAATTATTACCCAATGCCTTCGCTTGCATTCATACAGAGTTTAACTGGTCAACGGTTCTCTGTCCATTCTCGGCAATCACTTGGTGTGGCAAGCCTTAAAAGGGGTTGGCTTGAGATAATGCTGGACCGCCGTTTGGTCAGAGATGATGGGCGTGGTCTCGGACAGGGTGTCATTGATAACCGCCCAATGAATGTTCTATTTCACATTCTTAAGGAATCCAATATCTCCTCTACCACAGATCctgtttcttctcatcttccccTCAATCCCTCACTTCTGTCCCATTGTATTGGGGGCCACCTGAACTACCCAATGCATGCATTCATTGCCAAGAAATCACAGGAAGCATCTGTGCAGCTTCCGCCTAGATCCTTCTCCCCTTTGTCAGCTTCCTTGCCCCATGATTTGCATATTGTGAGTTTCAAGGTTCCACAGCCTTTAAAGGATTCTCAGCAGCTCCAGGGGGGCTCTAGATTTGTTTTAATCATACAGAGACGACAATGGGACTCTGCATACTACTGTCAGAGGGGTTGGGCCCAGTGCTCAATTATCGCTGATAACCCTGTTAATCTATTCCACATGTTTAAAGATCTTGCAGTATTGAATGTGAAAGCAACTTCATTAAATCTCTTACACGATGATACAGAAATGCTGGGGTACATCGAGCAGTTGGGAGATGTTGCACAAGAGGGACATGCCATGGTGTCCCCCATGGAAATACAGGCTTACAAACTCGAGTTGAGGCCTCAGCAATGAGTTTGGAATTCTGATTGACCTGCTCTTATTGGCATTCCTCTGGCTCGGGTTGAATTTGAGCACAGAAATCTTAATTATCTTTATTGGATGGATATTTATATGATCTTCTAATTGGCAGACCCAGAAGCCGATCAGCAGGGATGAACACCAGTTTCCTTttcccaaatccaaatccaaatccagtgGAAGATCAAGAGCAGCAATTGTGTCGAACATTTTCGTGGAATATCTTATCCAGTCGAAGCTGCAGCAGCAGGCTGCGAACAAATAGTGGTAGCTGTGAGACCTTGTTGAAGGATTAGTAGGAGGTTGATGATTGATCCTtaattcttgatgcttgatgaAGTATAGGAAGATTTGCTCAGTTTCAGCACCACAGGAATGTAATCAGTATTGCAATGCAGATATGTCCCACTCTTTTGTTTGGGGAACTGATGACTACGTCGGTCACCCATTCTGTAAGATGGTCTTAATATTGAATCTTGTTTACCCAGGTGCTTATGCTTCATCATCACATCTCATGTAACAGTAGGAAACTAGGAATGCTGTAACGAATATACTCATTTTGGTGCATGGTAAAATAGGATGTGAAAGCGGCATGAATTTTCCTGGACATGTTTTTGACTGTGTTCACCATGGTGCTTGGAATCTGCATGAGAattctctttacttttcttggtCATTATACATGAAGCATGCAATTTCTTGAGAAGGATGGTGCATATTGCTTCTTGGGTGGTTTCTTCTGGGTCTTTGGTTTACCGTTAACCTTTATTTGGCTCCAGATTCCCTTGGAAATTCATGACTGCCCTCAGTAAATGTGACCTTTTCAGTGAGGTATGGACACTTAATAGAGAAGCAAAACATTGCTGAGGTTGCAGATTATTGCTTATAATTTCTATTAAAAGAATCaaataatgattttttgaatttaaaaggGCTTGTAAATTAGAATCGTTCATTGGT
Protein-coding sequences here:
- the LOC122075952 gene encoding alpha-mannosidase 2-like: MAFSPSIGSSRRGGWARSLLPLSNSSKSKLPRKSRKRSSLRDFIFANFFIIGLSISVILFIAIVFRYGTPKPLSSPSKPRYYRQSKFRKPIPRKPISSKVGNEVGSAAVVDITTKDLYDKIEFLDVNGGPWKQGWRVTYKGNEWDSEKLKVFVVPHSHNDPGWKLTVEEYYVQQTRRILDTIVDTLSKDTRRKFIWEEMSYLERWWRDSSEDKREAFLNLVNNGQLEIVGGGWVMNDEANSHYYAIIEQMTEGNMWLNDTIGAVPKNAWAIDPFGYSPTMAYLLQRMGFENMLIQRTHYELKKELALHKNLEYIWRQSWDVEETTDIFVHMMPFYSYDIPHTCGPEPAVCCQFDFARRRGFSYELCPWGEHPVDINEDNVHEQALLLLDQYRKKSTLFRTNTLLVPLGDDFRYISIDEAEVQFTNYQLLFDYINSNPSLNAEVKFGTLEDYFQTLREEAERINYTLPGEVGSGLVPGFPSLSGDFFTYADRQQDYWSGYYVSRPFFKSVDRVLEQTLRASEMMIALLLGYCQRSQCEKFPTSFSYKLTAARRNLALFQHHDGVTGTARDHVVVDYGKRMHTSLQDLQIFMSKAVEVLLGIRHEKSDQNPSQFEPEHVRSKYDVQPVRRIMNPPEGSAQSVVFFNPLEQTRVEIVMVIVNRPDVIVLDSNWSCVKSQVSPEWQHNKDKIFSGRHRLYWQASVPAMGLQTYYIANGYAGCEKAKPSKLKIFTSSNELPCSTQYTCSKLDGDFAEIKNRHMTLTFDAKLGLLHHMSHKDASQTRVGEEIGMYTSPDSGAYLFKPYGEAQPIVQAGGQMVISEGPLMQEFYSYPNTEWDQSPISHSTRLYNGENTIQELLVEKEYHVDLFGEDFDDRELIVRFKTDIDNRQVFFSDLNGFQMSRRETYDKIPLQGNYYPMPSLAFIQSLTGQRFSVHSRQSLGVASLKRGWLEIMLDRRLVRDDGRGLGQGVIDNRPMNVLFHILKESNISSTTDPVSSHLPLNPSLLSHCIGGHLNYPMHAFIAKKSQEASVQLPPRSFSPLSASLPHDLHIVSFKVPQPLKDSQQLQGGSRFVLIIQRRQWDSAYYCQRGWAQCSIIADNPVNLFHMFKDLAVLNVKATSLNLLHDDTEMLGYIEQLGDVAQEGHAMVSPMEIQAYKLELRPQQ